In a genomic window of Agarivorans albus:
- a CDS encoding endo-1,4-beta-xylanase, producing the protein MRQHAIKTGFFKVAALAAAICSLQVNAAPLRDVVKGQDTFIGAALETRHLQDKQFAETLAREFNQLTPENEMKWSYLQPERGKFTFDKADKLVDFAQKNNMMVRGHALVWHIQNPDWLDNGDFSKEEMLKIMEEHITAVVSHYKGKVKYWDVVNEALDDNGGWRPTIWYKALGEDYIAKAFEFAHKADPDAILVYNDYSTEGKTPKANAAYRLVKKLKEQGVPIHGIGTQAHLVVGVQPRVADIAANIERIQELGLEFHFTEIDIRMQDPATDRMLQQQANMYEDLAKLTAYYDEVNFFTTWGISDKYSWIPHWFKGYDHGLMFDKQYKEKPAYTAVNKVFADKAAGKFDWEPPAPLADTGRRFEAFISNEAKQAMPLDGDIAKWNDAVFYPFAYNQLGGKDLTLPAESNISGRFALLYDDNTLYGRVERRDDKTVTGNKAQVWENDSVEVFLGFGEEFAQIRALVGEEFAPTAFQADIKNYWSEDGTVLEFSITPKKTKTLSGTTLGFNIALADNDAGPEAGRHAQLYPVPGTNNGWQGHDFGEVFFTAQNTEISDKLKGQVVSFKAEPIEGFDATSAFDLSKWENVYHYPFAFNQLNPINQTPPSQDIIHGTWRVAYSGNTLHGVVHRHDNKTVTSGDDWQTDNIEIFIKVGEEFVQLRSIVGQDFQKNTFPGKRVAKWNEDGTIMQFSIELPVDSLAGKTIDWNIALADNDDGQSRSSQLYPVPGNNTAYLGEQLTILEFVK; encoded by the coding sequence ATGCGCCAGCATGCGATTAAGACAGGATTTTTTAAAGTGGCGGCGCTTGCTGCTGCAATTTGCAGCTTACAAGTAAATGCTGCTCCGTTAAGAGATGTAGTAAAAGGTCAAGACACCTTCATCGGTGCGGCCTTAGAAACACGCCACCTTCAAGATAAGCAATTCGCCGAGACACTGGCTCGTGAATTCAATCAACTTACCCCAGAAAACGAAATGAAGTGGAGCTACTTGCAGCCAGAGCGTGGCAAGTTCACCTTCGATAAAGCTGACAAGCTGGTAGATTTCGCTCAAAAAAATAACATGATGGTTCGTGGCCACGCCTTGGTATGGCACATTCAAAACCCTGATTGGTTAGACAATGGCGACTTCTCTAAAGAAGAAATGCTAAAAATCATGGAAGAGCACATTACCGCTGTAGTGAGTCACTACAAAGGTAAAGTGAAATACTGGGACGTAGTAAACGAAGCCTTAGATGATAACGGCGGCTGGCGCCCAACAATATGGTACAAAGCGCTAGGTGAAGACTATATTGCAAAAGCCTTTGAGTTTGCCCACAAAGCCGACCCTGATGCGATTTTGGTTTACAACGATTACTCTACCGAAGGTAAAACACCAAAAGCGAACGCAGCTTACCGCTTAGTGAAAAAACTGAAAGAGCAAGGTGTGCCTATTCACGGTATTGGTACTCAAGCCCACTTGGTAGTTGGCGTACAGCCTCGGGTTGCCGACATTGCTGCCAACATTGAGCGAATTCAAGAGCTTGGTTTAGAGTTTCACTTCACCGAAATTGATATTCGTATGCAAGATCCCGCTACTGACCGGATGTTGCAACAACAAGCCAACATGTATGAAGACTTAGCCAAGCTAACAGCTTACTATGATGAAGTTAACTTCTTCACTACTTGGGGTATTAGCGATAAATACAGCTGGATCCCGCATTGGTTTAAAGGTTACGACCACGGCTTAATGTTTGATAAGCAATACAAAGAAAAACCAGCTTACACAGCGGTTAATAAAGTATTTGCCGATAAAGCCGCCGGTAAATTTGATTGGGAGCCACCAGCACCATTAGCTGATACAGGACGCCGCTTCGAAGCCTTTATTAGTAATGAAGCGAAACAAGCAATGCCTCTAGATGGCGACATTGCCAAGTGGAATGACGCGGTATTCTACCCCTTCGCCTACAACCAGTTAGGTGGAAAAGACTTAACCTTACCAGCAGAGAGCAACATCTCGGGTCGCTTTGCCTTACTTTATGATGACAACACCCTTTATGGGCGTGTCGAACGTAGAGACGACAAAACTGTTACCGGTAACAAAGCGCAGGTTTGGGAAAATGACTCTGTAGAGGTATTCCTAGGTTTTGGTGAAGAGTTTGCGCAAATTCGTGCGTTAGTTGGCGAAGAGTTTGCTCCTACAGCCTTCCAAGCTGATATCAAAAACTACTGGAGCGAAGATGGTACTGTTCTAGAGTTCTCAATTACGCCGAAGAAAACCAAAACTCTGTCGGGTACAACTTTAGGCTTTAACATTGCCTTAGCCGATAACGATGCTGGCCCAGAAGCTGGTCGTCACGCGCAGCTTTACCCGGTGCCTGGTACTAACAACGGCTGGCAAGGTCATGATTTTGGCGAAGTATTCTTTACTGCTCAAAACACTGAAATTAGCGATAAATTGAAAGGCCAAGTAGTTAGCTTTAAAGCCGAGCCAATTGAAGGCTTTGACGCCACTAGCGCTTTTGACCTATCAAAATGGGAAAATGTTTACCACTACCCATTTGCCTTTAACCAACTTAATCCAATCAACCAAACACCACCAAGCCAAGACATTATTCATGGCACTTGGCGGGTAGCTTACTCTGGCAATACCTTGCATGGCGTTGTTCACCGCCATGACAACAAAACGGTGACCAGTGGCGATGATTGGCAAACTGACAACATTGAAATTTTCATTAAAGTTGGTGAAGAGTTTGTACAACTGCGCAGCATAGTGGGTCAAGATTTCCAGAAAAACACCTTCCCTGGTAAGCGTGTTGCCAAATGGAATGAAGATGGCACCATCATGCAATTCTCTATTGAATTGCCGGTAGACAGCTTAGCGGGTAAAACCATTGACTGGAACATTGCCCTAGCAGACAACGACGATGGACAGTCTCGTAGTTCGCAGCTGTATCCAGTTCCTGGTAACAATACTGCCTACCTAGGTGAGCAACTAACAATTCTAGAATTTGTTAAATAG
- a CDS encoding thioredoxin family protein: MSFELFKKVFFTLILIALGGAALSYIFIYHVHGRGVSAKDGWLFDIQGYHQGIRESKLTEKPLFLYLRRQACQRCIAFEYDYLNNPQIKRMLEDYVKVQVNIDTDRTHERFADQFNLNTYPSLFVMFDPEHHVSSYLVLEMNQIWVAQDTLQKGNFMPLSEASFSLSVTRATILARKTANMEESSGETPP, encoded by the coding sequence ATGAGCTTTGAGCTATTCAAAAAAGTCTTCTTTACTTTGATATTGATAGCCTTAGGTGGCGCTGCTCTTAGTTACATTTTTATCTACCACGTTCATGGCCGCGGAGTGAGCGCCAAAGATGGCTGGCTATTTGATATCCAGGGCTACCATCAAGGCATTAGAGAATCAAAACTCACTGAAAAACCGCTGTTTTTGTATTTGCGCAGGCAAGCCTGCCAACGCTGTATCGCGTTTGAATATGACTATTTAAACAATCCTCAAATCAAACGCATGCTTGAAGACTATGTGAAAGTACAGGTGAACATTGATACCGACCGCACCCACGAGCGTTTTGCCGACCAGTTCAACCTTAATACCTACCCATCTTTGTTTGTAATGTTTGATCCTGAGCACCACGTTTCTAGCTATTTGGTTTTAGAAATGAATCAAATTTGGGTGGCACAAGATACCTTGCAAAAAGGAAACTTCATGCCACTTTCTGAAGCGAGCTTTAGTTTATCTGTGACCCGTGCGACAATATTGGCTCGAAAAACAGCCAACATGGAAGAATCAAGCGGTGAAACGCCACCTTAA
- a CDS encoding MipA/OmpV family protein codes for MKRHLNSLLSYSLVLTLWCFSLSSQASEMVDGLMDDDWGIAFGFRNATIPYRSETNTVADVMPLLYYRGDRVYLDGLEAGYKIWKEDDFDISVMGRYRFFDIPSEYQNQIRGDGIDYGVRSQWRFKPNYSFNTELLSDDSGNFHGNLGLTWQKHYNRWYLAPYAIAHLKSSEYNTRYYGLELFKTQADVDLKAGIDMRYHVWRDFYLVGRLGGTYYGKEVQNVDIIDKDFQFESFLGISFFNQQYQTTEGDWPKGYLRVSHAWATPSNLGDIIHFKAEKDEYNNQLSSVFYGHLLSETLLGFPIDVYLTPGLAYHHSSEVQDPILEYVIAFKAYYTFTWPIRWRFGVAEGLSYVTNITYIEEVDLAEEGKGYNPSKLLNYLDFSLDVNLGDLFKKPEMEKMWLGYNIHHRSGIFENSSLFGRIKGGSNYQGIHFQWHW; via the coding sequence GTGAAACGCCACCTTAACTCGCTACTCTCATATTCTCTTGTCTTAACATTGTGGTGTTTTAGCCTTAGTAGCCAAGCCAGTGAAATGGTTGACGGTTTAATGGATGACGATTGGGGCATCGCTTTTGGATTTAGAAATGCCACTATCCCCTATCGCTCAGAAACCAATACCGTTGCTGATGTTATGCCGCTGCTATATTACCGAGGCGACCGAGTATATCTAGACGGCTTAGAAGCCGGCTACAAAATATGGAAAGAAGACGACTTTGATATCTCTGTTATGGGCCGATATCGCTTCTTCGACATTCCGTCAGAGTATCAAAACCAAATTCGCGGCGACGGCATTGATTACGGTGTTCGCAGCCAATGGCGCTTCAAACCCAATTATTCTTTTAACACCGAGTTATTAAGTGATGATTCCGGTAATTTTCACGGCAACTTAGGCCTTACTTGGCAGAAGCACTACAATCGCTGGTATCTAGCGCCCTATGCCATCGCTCACCTTAAAAGCAGCGAGTACAATACCCGCTACTACGGCCTAGAGCTTTTTAAAACCCAAGCTGATGTGGATTTAAAAGCCGGTATCGATATGCGCTACCACGTATGGCGAGACTTCTATCTAGTGGGTCGCTTAGGGGGTACTTATTACGGTAAAGAAGTACAAAACGTAGATATCATCGACAAAGATTTTCAATTCGAAAGCTTTTTGGGCATTAGCTTTTTCAATCAGCAGTATCAAACCACTGAAGGCGACTGGCCAAAAGGTTACTTGAGGGTATCTCATGCTTGGGCTACGCCTTCTAACTTAGGCGATATCATCCACTTTAAAGCCGAAAAAGATGAATATAACAACCAGTTAAGCTCGGTGTTTTATGGTCACTTACTCAGTGAAACCTTGCTCGGCTTCCCGATAGACGTTTACCTAACGCCAGGCTTGGCTTATCACCATAGCTCTGAGGTACAGGATCCAATCCTAGAGTATGTGATTGCCTTTAAGGCTTATTACACCTTCACTTGGCCAATTCGTTGGCGTTTTGGCGTAGCAGAGGGCCTCTCTTATGTCACCAATATTACCTATATCGAAGAAGTTGACTTAGCCGAAGAAGGTAAAGGTTATAATCCAAGCAAGTTGCTCAACTATTTAGACTTTTCTTTAGATGTAAACTTAGGTGACTTGTTTAAGAAGCCAGAAATGGAAAAAATGTGGCTGGGTTATAACATTCATCACCGCTCGGGTATCTTCGAGAACTCATCGCTATTTGGCAGAATTAAAGGTGGTAGTAATTATCAGGGTATTCACTTTCAGTGGCACTGGTAA
- the rimI gene encoding ribosomal protein S18-alanine N-acetyltransferase, with translation MAADMCSDLKTSLSPLSVMDVPMMLNIEQQAHSHPWSRALLTSNFGGLYRNLGLWQDDRLLAYIILRVVAGEAELINIAVTPEQQGKGLGTQLMRVMLEMADEQQWQQILLEVRESNVSAQKLYLRFEFEQIDRRKGYYPCDKKGREDALIMQRFC, from the coding sequence ATGGCAGCAGATATGTGCTCAGATCTTAAAACAAGCTTAAGCCCTCTATCGGTGATGGATGTGCCGATGATGCTAAACATAGAGCAACAAGCACATTCGCACCCATGGAGCCGCGCTTTACTCACCAGTAACTTTGGTGGTTTGTATCGAAACCTTGGCCTTTGGCAAGACGACCGCTTATTGGCTTACATTATTTTGCGGGTGGTGGCTGGCGAGGCTGAATTGATCAATATTGCGGTAACGCCCGAACAGCAAGGCAAGGGTTTAGGCACCCAGCTTATGCGGGTAATGTTAGAAATGGCAGACGAGCAGCAATGGCAACAGATTTTGCTGGAAGTTAGAGAAAGCAATGTGAGTGCTCAAAAGCTCTATCTGCGTTTTGAGTTTGAGCAAATAGATCGCCGCAAGGGCTATTATCCCTGTGATAAAAAAGGGCGTGAAGACGCCCTTATTATGCAACGTTTTTGTTAG
- a CDS encoding DNA polymerase III subunit psi, producing the protein MMIDKQARQYLQEMDIDVWLKRATPVSKTLRASQSWPLVLIIEPAVLEQHLALFKGIVAAMKLEWADIHICSAAHFPEAIDSWVLWADPLNTAPKHSKILFCDPQQLASDKQAKRILWQQICAQILKQA; encoded by the coding sequence ATGATGATAGATAAACAAGCGCGGCAATACCTGCAAGAGATGGATATCGATGTGTGGCTCAAGCGGGCCACACCGGTAAGCAAAACTCTGCGAGCGTCGCAGTCTTGGCCGCTAGTGCTAATTATAGAGCCTGCAGTTTTAGAGCAGCATTTAGCGCTGTTTAAAGGCATTGTTGCGGCGATGAAGCTAGAGTGGGCCGATATTCATATTTGTAGCGCCGCGCATTTTCCAGAAGCTATCGATAGTTGGGTGTTATGGGCCGATCCTTTGAACACCGCACCTAAGCATTCTAAAATCTTGTTTTGCGACCCACAGCAGTTGGCTAGCGATAAACAAGCTAAGCGTATTTTATGGCAGCAGATATGTGCTCAGATCTTAAAACAAGCTTAA
- the rluF gene encoding 23S rRNA pseudouridine(2604) synthase RluF has product MSASNEKRLNKFISDSGFCSRREADKLIEQQRVTINGQKPELGTKVQPGDKVAVDGKLIKAIASNKSDRVYIAYNKPIGITSTTERHVKGNIIDAIGHKQRIFPIGRLDKPSEGLIFLTSDGDIVNKILRAENAHDKEYVVTVDKPLSERFVERMQRGVPILDTVTKPCKVKVNSKFVFTIVLTQGLNRQIRRMCEYLGYEVTKLKRTRIMNVHLDKLRPGQWRNLTDAEMAEINQAVAHSSKTAPETTAATEKKVFVNKAASNKARDKFKKARSQGANKATLSLKKK; this is encoded by the coding sequence GTGAGCGCATCAAACGAAAAACGTCTAAATAAATTTATCAGTGACTCGGGATTCTGTTCCCGTCGTGAAGCCGATAAATTGATTGAACAGCAGCGAGTAACCATTAATGGTCAAAAGCCTGAGTTAGGGACTAAAGTTCAACCGGGCGATAAAGTTGCAGTAGACGGTAAACTGATAAAAGCTATCGCTAGCAATAAATCTGATCGTGTTTACATCGCCTACAACAAGCCCATTGGTATCACCAGTACTACAGAGCGCCATGTTAAAGGCAACATTATTGATGCCATTGGCCACAAGCAGCGCATTTTCCCTATCGGCCGTTTAGATAAACCCTCTGAAGGGCTTATTTTTCTAACTAGTGACGGCGACATCGTAAATAAGATTTTGCGTGCCGAAAATGCTCACGATAAAGAATACGTGGTGACGGTAGATAAACCCCTAAGCGAGCGTTTTGTTGAACGGATGCAACGTGGCGTACCTATTTTAGATACCGTGACTAAGCCCTGTAAGGTGAAGGTAAACAGCAAGTTTGTCTTTACCATTGTGCTTACTCAAGGCCTAAACCGCCAAATTCGCCGGATGTGTGAGTATTTGGGTTATGAAGTTACCAAGCTTAAGCGCACCCGTATTATGAATGTGCACTTAGATAAACTTCGCCCTGGCCAATGGCGCAACTTAACAGATGCAGAAATGGCCGAGATTAATCAAGCTGTAGCCCATTCAAGTAAAACCGCACCAGAAACCACAGCAGCCACCGAGAAAAAGGTGTTTGTGAATAAAGCGGCAAGCAACAAGGCGCGTGATAAGTTTAAAAAAGCGCGTAGCCAAGGGGCAAATAAAGCTACTTTAAGCCTAAAGAAAAAGTAA
- a CDS encoding HDOD domain-containing protein: MTEQELLSRVNELPKVSSVVQELVSMLNDPDCDFAMLAKKISMDQVISARVLRLSNSAHFGRSRTIASINEAVIRLGIAPLKTMVVVSWLTSAFPRVPKLDMQTYWSDTFEIASIASKIAEKVRIDANEMFTAGILHNIGDLMVFTLAPDVAEQVAARVAEGEDRQAVQQELLGTTTAKLGAELARAWKFAPRLVDTIEFHVNPDAAKIEPLRALVLNFACRLHQDWDHLESKAAKIDYFASHANSGALVLPSSFYVSIDKIRGQGREMALQMAS; encoded by the coding sequence ATGACCGAACAAGAATTACTATCCCGTGTGAATGAATTACCCAAAGTCTCCAGTGTGGTTCAAGAGCTTGTTAGCATGCTTAACGACCCTGATTGTGATTTTGCCATGCTGGCAAAAAAGATATCCATGGACCAAGTGATTAGTGCGCGAGTATTGCGTTTATCCAACTCTGCTCATTTTGGTCGTAGCCGCACCATTGCCTCGATTAATGAGGCGGTGATTCGTTTAGGCATTGCGCCGCTCAAAACTATGGTGGTGGTATCTTGGCTTACTAGTGCGTTTCCCCGAGTGCCTAAGCTGGATATGCAGACCTATTGGAGTGATACCTTCGAGATTGCTAGCATTGCCAGTAAAATAGCCGAAAAAGTGCGTATCGATGCTAATGAAATGTTCACCGCGGGGATCTTGCATAACATTGGCGATTTAATGGTGTTTACTTTAGCGCCCGATGTTGCCGAACAGGTGGCCGCTCGAGTGGCAGAAGGGGAAGACCGCCAAGCTGTGCAGCAAGAGCTCCTTGGCACTACCACCGCAAAACTGGGCGCCGAACTAGCACGCGCTTGGAAATTTGCCCCGCGCTTAGTAGATACCATCGAGTTTCATGTAAATCCCGATGCCGCTAAAATTGAACCGCTGCGTGCCTTGGTGCTTAACTTTGCTTGTCGCTTGCATCAAGATTGGGATCATTTGGAAAGCAAAGCTGCCAAAATTGATTACTTTGCCAGCCATGCAAATTCTGGCGCGCTGGTATTGCCATCCTCTTTTTATGTGTCTATCGACAAAATCCGCGGCCAAGGCCGAGAAATGGCGCTGCAAATGGCGAGCTAG
- a CDS encoding S24 family peptidase gives MPLSASATDRIPGFEGVIVLFGLSINKIRGDSMSPLLPKNSYVMFHRYYLTKHFKAGDVVKVLHPKFGLIVKRIGCIDKYGFIWLRGENPSSVSTVDMGPVRASRIKGKVLFWVKPS, from the coding sequence TTGCCCTTATCCGCCAGCGCAACAGATCGTATACCCGGATTTGAAGGCGTAATTGTCTTGTTTGGTTTAAGCATTAACAAGATTAGAGGAGATAGCATGTCTCCTCTTTTACCTAAAAACAGCTATGTAATGTTTCACCGTTATTACCTGACTAAGCACTTTAAAGCGGGTGATGTAGTTAAAGTATTGCACCCTAAGTTTGGGTTAATTGTGAAACGAATAGGTTGTATCGACAAGTATGGCTTTATTTGGTTACGCGGCGAAAACCCTAGCAGTGTATCTACTGTTGATATGGGCCCTGTGCGTGCTTCGCGCATTAAAGGCAAGGTATTATTCTGGGTTAAACCGAGCTAA
- the sodN gene encoding superoxide dismutase, Ni encodes MFYNAFARLDEVFSFNKVSAHCDIPCKIYDPISAQLAVLTMIRMVDLLEELHAKSELSANDQAQFGRLVAQKEEHGLKVKEEIRVIWGDYIKQPQLDAYPQLHELSHSIMLAASKAKQNIDKSACLELLDKVNQFADIFWQSKGVATFKATCPYPPAQQIVYPDLKA; translated from the coding sequence ATGTTTTACAATGCTTTCGCAAGATTGGATGAAGTGTTTAGCTTTAACAAGGTGTCTGCACATTGCGATATTCCGTGCAAAATCTACGATCCTATTTCGGCTCAGTTAGCGGTATTAACCATGATCCGTATGGTTGATTTGCTTGAAGAGCTACACGCTAAGTCTGAACTAAGTGCTAACGACCAAGCTCAGTTTGGCAGACTAGTCGCGCAAAAAGAGGAACACGGTTTAAAAGTAAAAGAAGAGATTAGGGTGATTTGGGGAGATTACATCAAGCAGCCTCAGCTTGATGCTTACCCGCAGTTACATGAGCTTAGCCACAGTATTATGCTGGCTGCATCTAAGGCTAAGCAAAATATCGATAAAAGTGCTTGCCTAGAGCTACTTGATAAAGTGAATCAATTTGCCGATATCTTTTGGCAAAGCAAAGGTGTAGCTACCTTTAAGGCCACTTGCCCTTATCCGCCAGCGCAACAGATCGTATACCCGGATTTGAAGGCGTAA
- a CDS encoding Crp/Fnr family transcriptional regulator, whose translation MSASMISVLKTKEKQLFLEGRTELYCKAGDLLFSQGQSANHMYRIEKGKVSLFRLMPNGDEKLFKVFMAGDIFAEVALFLSPRKYPMSARIEQDSILSSFSYEHVFSTLHQCPELSLRILGFMGNRIGELMNTIDILTQVNANQRLVMKLAEIYKKQYVKENRIALPCSKKLLASQLGMTPETLSRTMKKLKTEGLIEEVGSNLLLPDIPSLCRSVNLTQEMFSAA comes from the coding sequence ATGTCAGCGTCGATGATATCCGTATTAAAAACCAAAGAAAAACAGCTATTTCTTGAAGGAAGAACAGAGCTTTATTGTAAAGCTGGCGACCTGTTATTTAGCCAAGGACAGTCAGCTAACCACATGTATCGCATAGAAAAAGGTAAAGTATCACTGTTTCGACTAATGCCTAATGGCGATGAAAAACTGTTTAAAGTGTTCATGGCCGGCGATATTTTTGCCGAAGTTGCGTTATTTTTAAGCCCAAGAAAATACCCAATGAGTGCTCGTATAGAGCAAGACTCCATTCTCTCCTCTTTCTCCTATGAGCATGTCTTTAGTACGCTTCACCAATGCCCTGAGCTGTCACTACGAATATTGGGTTTTATGGGCAACCGCATAGGCGAATTGATGAATACTATCGACATTTTAACCCAGGTAAATGCTAATCAGCGCTTAGTGATGAAACTGGCAGAGATCTACAAGAAACAGTATGTAAAAGAGAACCGAATAGCCCTGCCTTGCAGTAAAAAGCTGCTAGCATCTCAATTAGGCATGACGCCAGAAACCTTATCCAGAACCATGAAAAAACTTAAAACCGAGGGCCTAATTGAAGAAGTAGGCTCAAACCTGTTGCTGCCCGATATCCCATCACTATGTCGCTCGGTAAACTTAACACAAGAGATGTTTAGTGCAGCTTAA
- a CDS encoding VOC family protein: MKPLQSIEIKAFIPSKDFETSIQFYQTIGFTLASNEQGVAYFHHQNCSFLLQNFYQKQLCDNLMLHWLVKDLDHWHQTISDKLSGSGLAFSITPISEQPWGMRDFCLTDPSGVLWRIGENQ; the protein is encoded by the coding sequence ATGAAGCCGCTACAGTCCATTGAAATAAAAGCATTTATACCTAGTAAGGATTTTGAAACCTCCATCCAGTTTTACCAAACCATTGGTTTTACCTTGGCTTCAAACGAGCAAGGTGTTGCCTATTTCCACCACCAAAATTGTTCTTTTCTACTGCAAAACTTTTACCAAAAACAGTTATGCGACAACTTGATGCTGCATTGGCTGGTTAAAGACCTAGATCATTGGCATCAAACTATTAGCGACAAACTCTCTGGCTCGGGATTAGCATTTAGCATCACGCCAATCAGTGAGCAACCATGGGGGATGCGTGATTTTTGCCTCACCGATCCCAGTGGAGTGCTGTGGCGTATTGGAGAAAACCAATAG
- a CDS encoding DUF4019 domain-containing protein, producing MKINKELKTEAVNEALAWLHLIDNSHYGKAYKATADYFRSQISLDELSKRITLVNQQVGETTRRTFKSANHICKVPNAPVGDYVVIEFELEAEYLQKVIETVTPVFENGHWKVCGYYVSAA from the coding sequence GTGAAAATAAACAAAGAGTTAAAAACAGAAGCAGTAAATGAAGCTTTAGCTTGGTTACATTTAATTGATAATAGCCACTATGGAAAAGCCTACAAGGCAACAGCTGACTACTTTCGCTCACAAATTTCCTTAGATGAGCTCAGTAAACGCATTACACTGGTCAATCAGCAAGTGGGAGAAACCACCCGCCGAACCTTTAAGAGCGCGAATCATATTTGCAAGGTACCAAATGCACCGGTAGGTGACTATGTGGTCATAGAATTTGAGCTCGAAGCCGAATACTTGCAAAAGGTTATAGAAACAGTGACACCGGTGTTTGAGAACGGTCATTGGAAGGTTTGCGGCTATTACGTCTCTGCAGCTTAG